A genomic window from Misgurnus anguillicaudatus unplaced genomic scaffold, ASM2758022v2 HiC_scaffold_29, whole genome shotgun sequence includes:
- the LOC129455940 gene encoding uncharacterized protein encodes MKTSAFNPKKRRRIELEEEDTESETLCEPHDTTYNPEDTVVTEESELSFAQSSSYNEKKYVVFESCLRDLFDICPLCRRKCDVRQRQQGTFVAFSQLCSNCSYNKQWNSQPIVGSTPTGNLLLSAATYFTGNSFIQIEKVFRAMNLQVFQYDTFRRHARNLLEPAIVHKWKTDQANMLLELQKKNKIAIAGDMRADSPGHSAKYGSYTLLDLNTNTIIDLQLVQSNEVGGSYHMEKEGLKRSLDLLDSNGLMVDYIVTDRHPQIQKFLRERSITQYYDVWHFEKGLSKRLALLAEQKACEVLKKWLRSIRNHVYGCATSSTSGPEKVAKWNSLINHLQNVHVHDDPTFSKCEHPDQESTNSTKWLTPGSMVLHKVEKILVNKRVLRDVGKLSHHHKTSSVEAFHSLILRFAPKNVVFPFIGMLCRLYLATMHYNENADREQAVTKAGEAKFKVVFPKSKRGECVARPVKTQATYFYVDDLIRLVFDEVLEDPAPFVEKLKEIPIPLDLASQFERPSKEDVIARHLTRFSLGVVGSRHTDHPDRETPSGS; translated from the exons ATGAAGACCTCTGCTTTTAATCCAAAGAAAAGACGTCGCATAGAGTTGGAGGAGGAAGATACTGAGAGCGAAACACTATGTGAACCTCACGACACCACATATAACCCAGAAGACACAGTTGTTACTGAAGAATCAGAACTGTC ATTTGCGCAAAGTTCCtcatacaatgaaaaaaaatacgTTGTATTTGAAAGCTGCCTCCGAGACTTGTTCGACATCTGTCCACTTTGCCGGAGGAAGTGTGATGTTCGTCAACGGCAACAGGGAACTTTTGTGGCATTCAGTCAACTTTGCTCAAACTGCAGTTACAACAAACAGTGGAATAGCCAGCCCATTGTTGGAAGTACACCTACAGGAAATCTTCTTCTGTCTGCTGCAACGTATTTCACTGGTAATTCATTCATCCAGATAGAAAAG gtTTTCCGTGCCATGAATCTCCAAGTTTTTCAATATGACACATTCAGGAGACATGCAAGGAATTTGTTGGAACCGGCTATTGTCCACAAGTGGAAAACAGACCAAGCGAATATGCTTTTGGAGTTGCAGAAGAAGAATAAAATTGCAATTGCTGGAGATATGAGAGCAGACTCACCAG GACACTCAGCAAAGTATGGTAGCTACACTCTACTCGACTTGAACACCAACACCATAATCGACCTTCAGCTTGTCCAG AGCAATGAAGTTGGAGGAAGCTATCACATGGAGAAGGAGGGCCTGAAGCGTTCCCTAGATCTTCTGGATTCAAATGGTCTGATGGTGGACTACATTGTGACTGACCGACATCCACAAATCCAAAAGTTTTTGAGAgaacgcagcattacacaaTACTATGATGTGTGGCATTTTGAAAAag gTTTGTCAAAGAGACTAGCCCTTCTGGCAGAACAAAAGGCCTGCGAGGTTTTAAAGAAATGGTTGCGCAGTATTAGAAATCATGTTTATGGGTGCGCAACGTCTTCAACTTCTGGACCTGAGAAGGTGGCCAAGTGGAACTCCTTGATAAACCATCTTCAAAATGTGCATGTCCATGACGACCCTACATTTTCCAAATGTGAACATCCGGACCAAGAGTCTACAAATTCAACGAAATGGTTAACACCAG GGTCAATGGTTCTACATAAAGTAGAAAAAATCTTAGTCAATAAGAGAGTCCTCAGGGATGTCGGGAAGCTAAGCCATCACCATAAAACATCATCAGTGGAGGCCTTCCATAGCCTGATTCTTCGATTTGCACCCAAAAATGTGGTCTTCCCATTTATTGGAATGCTGTGCAG ATTGTACCTTGCAACCATGCATTATAATGAAAATGCAGACCGTGAGCAAGCTGTAACCAAAGCAGGAGAGGCAAAGTTCAAGGTTGTGTTCCCAAAATCTAAGAGAGGGGAATGCGTCGCAAGGCCAGTAAAAACACAAGCGACATACT TTTATGTGGATGACCTGATCAGGCTTGTGTTTGACGAGGTGCTTGAGGACCCAGCTCCATTTGTTGAAAAGCTGAAGGAAATCCCGATTCCATTGGACCTGGCATCACAATTCGAGAGGCCTTCTAAGGAGGACGTGATTGCACGCCATCTCACGCGCTTCAGTTTAGGGGTGGTCGGAAGCCGACATACCGACCATCCTGATCGGGAAACTCCAAGCGGATCCTAA
- the LOC141362781 gene encoding uncharacterized protein: MTDNAGPAAPPRATSIIMGSPWMQKYGGAESEVRLTEWRAQLEYLADLQGLSAAQRLQFVLNSLEGEARREVQAAPEAVRATAQTVFQFLTEQYGDHTPVAVLRSQFFNFKQGPRQTIRAFALRLREQFTRLQARRDHGLGDGENLLRDQFLLGMKEGPVRQSLRVQFRRDPGLTFEDLRKEALALEGDEVEVSEAPVCAAVSELAPTPPERVDWKQALKAELLKDVQEQISELSKALLGELRQGRAREEPRPAPRERTYSERGREPPRRPDRFNRPRFEWDDQGRPICNRCGKPGHISRQCGPRRASEGGF; the protein is encoded by the coding sequence atgaccgacaacgcgGGGCCCGCAGCCCCACCCCGTGCCACGTCCATCATCATGGGTAGCCCATGGATGCAGAAGTATGGAGGAGCAGAGTCAGAGGTTCGACTGACAGAGTGGAGGGCCCAACTAGAATATTTGGCCGACCTGCAGGGCCTCAGCGCCGCCCAGCGGCTCCAGTTTGTGTTAAACTCCCTAGAGGGAGAAGCCCGGCGAGAAGTGCAAGCCGCCCCTGAGGCAGTTAGAGCCACCGCCCAGACCGtattccagtttctcaccgAGCAATATGGTGATCACACCCCTGTAGCTGTCCTCCGATCCcaattttttaactttaagcAAGGCCCCCGACAAACCATTAGAGCCTTTGCCCTGAGACTACGGGAGCAGTTCACCCGATTACAGGCCCGACGCGATCATGGGCTGGGAGACGGGGAGAACCTGTTACGTGACCAGTTTCTCCTGGGGATGAAGGAGGGCCCTGTGAGACAGAGCCTGCGGGTCCAGTTTCGGAGGGACCCCGGGCTCACCTTCGAAGACCTTAGGAAAGAGGCATTGGCTTTGGAAGGTGATGAGGTCGAGGTCAGCGAGGCTCCAGTATGCGCGGCGGTAAGCGAATTGGCACCCACACCACCTGAGCGGGTAGACTGGAAACAGGCCCTGAAGGCAGAATTGTTGAAGGACGTACAGGAACAGATATCGGAGCTGTCTAAAGCTCTTTTGGGAGAGTTGCGCCAAGGAAGGGCGCGGGAGGAACCAAGGCCGGCCCCCCGAGAACGAACATACTCGGAGCGAGGCCGAGAGCCGCCCAGACGTCCAGACCGCTTTAACCGGCCCCGCTTCGAATGGGATGACCAAGGGCGGCCTATTTGCAATCGCTGTGGAAAACCAGGACATATCAGTCGCCAGTGTGGGCCTCGTAGGGCATCGGAAGGGGGTTTTTAG